A segment of the Chryseobacterium scophthalmum genome:
AGGAAAACATTGTCATTATATTCTCCAAATCTTTCCCAACCGTGATCTTCTGGTTTTAATCGTAAAATAGGTTTTACAAAACCTTCAGATTGCAAGTTTTTAACTTTTACTTCAGTTCCCAAAAGAGGCCATTCATTGCTTGATCCCCAATATAAATAGAGCTTATTTTTATCTTCATCATAATGAAAAGCAGGATCCCAAGCTCCAACTTTCAAAGTGTCTACAGCAATTTTCCAATCGTCTTTTGTTGGATTGGTAGATTTCCAGATCGGGAAATCCTGTTCCCAGGTTGAACCGTAAACATATAAAGTATCTTTCATCGCCCAAACTGCAGGAGCATTCAGATCGTGAGTATATTTATTGTCTCTCAGGAATTTTCTTTTCACAAATTTCCAGTCGAGCATATTGTCACTGTACCAATATCCCTCCTGATTGGTTGAAAAAAGAAAAAGCTTTTTCTGAAAATTAACAATTACCGGGTCTGCAGTTGCACGGTGTTTTCCTTGCTTTGAAAAAACTTCAAAAGGCGTGTAACCGTAATCGATATTAATCGGGTTGCAAAAGGTTTTCTGCTGTGCATTTGAAAAGAAACACAGAAGTATAACCATGCTCAAATATAATCTCTTACTCATAATCAAAACTTTATATTTCTACAAATTTAAAGTTTTTTTAATGGTTGCTTGAGATTGAAGCATAAAAAAACTTCCGACCTTAGTTAAAGCCAGAAGTTTTTATTTTGTTTAATTTAAAATAATTTATTTTTTAGGTAAAAAAATCTCAGCTAACATACAACGCGCGCTTCCCCCACCGTTTACTTCAATCGTATTTAAATCTGAATAAATGATTTCACAATATTTTTCAATATTAGAAATTTGTTCAGCATTTAAAGACTGATAAGCAGTTTGGCTCATTACTAAGAACTTTTCGCCATCTTTATTTTGTACCTGAAGCATGTTTCCGGCAAATTGCTGCATTTGTTCTTCAGAAATTTCAATGATCTCTTTTCCTGAATTTTTAATGGTTTCAATAACTTTGCTTCTCTCCAATTCAGAATCAATACAGTCTAGACAAATTACTACGAATTTATCGGCAACACACATCATCACATTCGTATGATAAATTGGAAGTCTCTCTTCACCAACCGTTTGAAATGAATGGAAAACAACAGGTGTAAATCTGTATTTAGTACAAAACTCTCTGAATAAACCTTCATCAAGTCTCAAAGAAACCGATCCGTAAGCAATTCTGTTATCATGATCGAAAATCATACTTCCTGTTCCTTCCAAAAAATGTCCCTGAATTTCAGGCAATGACCAATCATCAATTTCAGATACCTCAAAACCTTGATCTTTGATCGTCTCGATAATATCTTCTCTTCGCTCTACTCTTCTGTTTGAAGCGAACATCGGATATAAAACCACTTTTCCATCCTTGTGGAAACTTACCCAATTGTTTGGAAAAATAGAATCCGGAGTATGTGGATCGATGGTGTCTTTAACGGTAATTACATTAACACCTTTGCTTCTCAGTTTTTCAACAAAAATTTTAAATTCAGCCAAAGCTTTTGACTGAATATCTGCACCTTTCTGCTCTACCTGAAAATAATTATTCTCTGCCGTTTCTGCATTATATCCAAATGCAATAGGCTCTATCATTAATACTGTATCTGTTGTCTGCATTGTTTTTGAATTTTTAATAATTTTCTTTAGTTAAAAATGTATGGATTGGAAAAGATAGAAGATAGGTATTTTCAATAAGATTAATATTATACTTTTTTCCTGAAATTGTTTCAGCTTCTACTTCCAAATCTTTAAAATATTTTAAATCCCTTCCGTTTCTCGTCATTGACTTGGATGTTCTTACAAGTTCATTTTTCACATCTCTTGATGCGGAATAATTATCTTTAATTTCTGTAGCACCATTCACATTAAAATCTAAAATCCCATAGATCATTTCTTCATCTTCTACGCTATATGTATCAAAATTATCTGTAAAGTTGTTCGCCCATTTTATACTAAATAATATCGATGGAGAATAGCTTTGCAAATAATTAAATGATGAATTTCTCTTAACAGAGCAAATCATATTATATGATCTTACTCTATGTATATTTTTTCTATAAACTAAAATTCCGTTTTTAAGTTTGTATATAGATTTATTAGGAAATTTTCGGTTAATCACCTTTCCTCTTTCATCATATTTTATTTCTTCCCAAATAACCCATTCATTAAAGGCGTTTTGATAATTTTTATAAATGATTTTCTCTTTTATAGTCTCATTTTCATCGTAGAAAATTTCTCTGAAAGGAATAGATGCATATTCTAATTTTTCACTGACTTTTTTTCTTAATTTTTTGTGAATGGTTAAAACAGAGTCATTTTCAATTTTTATATTCTGGTATTCGGGATAATTTTCAAAATGGTATTTAGTAACTTTATAATCTTTTTGTAAAATGGAATCTACAATAAAATGACCGTCAAATTTCTCCTTCGTTACTTCGGTTTGATTAAAATATTTTTTATTCCAAATCTTTCCGTTGTTATAAGTTTCTCTATA
Coding sequences within it:
- the ctlX gene encoding citrulline utilization hydrolase CtlX, whose translation is MQTTDTVLMIEPIAFGYNAETAENNYFQVEQKGADIQSKALAEFKIFVEKLRSKGVNVITVKDTIDPHTPDSIFPNNWVSFHKDGKVVLYPMFASNRRVERREDIIETIKDQGFEVSEIDDWSLPEIQGHFLEGTGSMIFDHDNRIAYGSVSLRLDEGLFREFCTKYRFTPVVFHSFQTVGEERLPIYHTNVMMCVADKFVVICLDCIDSELERSKVIETIKNSGKEIIEISEEQMQQFAGNMLQVQNKDGEKFLVMSQTAYQSLNAEQISNIEKYCEIIYSDLNTIEVNGGGSARCMLAEIFLPKK